The genomic DNA ATTTACAGCAAATTGCGATGCCAGAAGAAGTCGATCGAGAGATGTAATTGGCTGCGTTCGCTGCTCATCCTCTGCTTTCTCCGGTTAAAAATTTATAGCTGAATATTCAGAAGCACTGGCGGCGATCGTCTGTGCTTTTTATCATTTATTGGCTAGATGACGGCTTGGCTGGATCAGTATCATTGAGCATGAAGGATCAACCTACTCCTGGCACTCAATGAATTAGGGTTATTATGCAGCTAAAAAGGTTATCTCCCAGTTCGCTTTGATCAAACCCCCTCTCTAGTCAGAGGAAAGATTACCTCGTCACTCTTTAAGATCAGGCAAAAGCGCGATCGATTCAGATTGGGCATGATGGAGGGAGAAGAATGAAGGTACCACCAGAAATTACTTACCGTGAGGTTGAAAAAACCGAAGGCATTGATGCTTTAGTGCAAGAGAAAATTGACAAGCTAGAGCGGATGTGTGACCACATTAGCAGTTGCCATATTGCGATCGAGAAAATTAACGAACGGACTCGAGATCGATCGCCTTATCGAGTGCGGCTAGATGTGACTGTGCCACCGGGACATGAGCTTGCGGCAGAGAGCAACCCATCGAATGAAAATCAGCATTTGGGACTGGATGCTGTGATTCGAGACGCCTTTCGTAAGATGGAACGGCAGATTAAAGATTTAAGCGATCTGCAACGCGAAAGCTCACAGTCGAGAAACCATGTAGATTCAGATGAAACAACTGCATTGGTAACGCGAATCTTTCCAGAAGATGGATATGGCTTTATTAAAAACCTATCGGGTGAAGAAATCTATTTTCACCGCAACAGCGTATTACATAATGACTTCGATCGCATCACGGTTGGCACAGGTGTAAGATTCAATGCCACAGAAGGTGAGAAAGGGCTGCAAGCAACTTCGGTACAAATCGTTGATAAGCCTGGAGTTAGAGCTGGAAAGTCTGGCGATATGCTAATTGAACCACCTATGGGATGGGAAGCCTGAACCTGTCTGATAAGGATTGATGAAAATTTGAGGAATAGACTGATGAACCCTGAACAGAATGATGAGACGAACAAGCCTCAGGCAGACGATCGCTCTAAAGTAGTTGATCCGTCTGAAGATCTGGTGTACAAGGGAGGCTACACGAACGATCCATTAACCATATTGGGGAATCCTGCTGTTACGCCTCAAACCCTCAGCGATGCAAGAGATTTGCGACCTGATTTGTTTCGTGAGCCAGAAGAAGATGAAGCTTAACGTTTAGAAATTCAAGAGGATGCGATCAAGGTGGGCAAAACGTCCACCTTTTCTATTCTCAGACAGCAGCAAAGCAACAGCAGGTGTAACCTCCAATATCACTATCACTATTGCCCCAAGGCACCACTCTGACGTCATTAAAGTAATACGGTAAAGTAACACGGTCAGAATAGAATTACGCTTTTTGTTGATGACGACCGATCGTGGTCGCGAGAGCAGGCTGACCCGCTTCAATTAAGGCTTTATCTCGAATTCGGCAGGAGTCGCATGAACCACAGGGTTCTGTATCTCCTTGATAGCATGACCAGGTTAGCGCAATTGGCACGTTGAGCCGCAAGGCACGCCGCACAATATCCACTTTAGTGTCCCTTACTAGGGGTGCTGCAAGTTGAGGCGCATTCCCTTCTAAGCCCACCTTTGAGGAGAGTGTCGCGAGGTGCTGAAAGGCTGCCAGATATTCGGGACGACAGTCAGGATAGCCCGAATAATCAACAGCATTAATGCCTAAGTAGATAGCTGTAGCTCCTTTGGCTTCTGCAAGAGAGAGCGCAATCGCAATAAAAACTGTATTGCGTCCAGGTACATAAGTAATGGGAATCTCTCCGGGTTTAACGCCGTCGATCGGCACATCAACGGTTGCATCAGTTAAAGCAGAGCCGCCCCACTGCGCTAAATTCACATCCACAACAAAGTGAGCAGAAATATCCAACGCCTTTGCAACCTGCTGAGCTGCAAGCAGTTCTCGCTCATGTCGTTGCCCATATCGAAAAGAAAGCGCAATCATCTCATAGCCGTCTTCGATCGCTTGTGCTGCCGATGTTGCAGAATCCAGCCCACCTGAAAGAAGAACGATCGCTTTGGGTTTGTTCATAGGTTGATATTGATCGAAGAAATTAGAGAAAGGCACAGTCTGTAATTTGGATCACAACGTGAAGTGATTTGAGTCACTAATTTACTGCCAGAAGATCACATTCCCCTACATGTAAACCAAACACGACGGAATGAAGCCACACATAGCAGTCAAAATTACCCTGAATTCAATTCAGCAGCAAGGCTCTCAATCATCGGTTTTATGTTCCTAGCTTTAGCCTCGTAACAACCAGAAAAGAGAAGACCTGCAAGTTCTAGCCCCCCACTTGTATTCTTTCATTAAGAGGTTTTCTATTATGTCTCTCATTTCTCCAGCAAATCAACTCTATAGTGTTGCTGAAGTTGTTAAACCTGATGGGACAAAAACCAGCCAACTACGGCTACTCGATACCAGCACTGGTTCATCCTCTGTTGTCAGCGATCTCGCATTCAGTACATTTGCGATTACTAGAGATGAATTAACAGGTCGAATTTACTACATTGAAACAGGTGTGAATGGTCGAGTTGCATATTTTGATCCAGCAACGCAACAAAACACCGTTCTAGAACAGCGTACAGGCGTTAACAGCGAATTTCTCAAATTGACGCAAACGCCCGACAACAAAATTTATGGTTTAGAGAGTTCCACAAATAACCTTTATACTCTCGATGCCAGCACAGGAAAAACTCAATTGATCGGCACAGTTGAAGGCGGTGCAGTTCCCTTCTCGAAAGGCAGTGGTGACATCATCGCAGACTCAAACAACCCCGATCGCTTATTTGCAATCACAACTGGACAGGACTTCTACAGACTTTATTCGATCGATCTGACAACTCGGAAGGCAACATACATTGGTGATGCTGGACTGATCGGCGGTCATGGTTCGGGTTCACTGGCATTTGCAGACGACAAATTACTGGCAACTTCTCAGAATGCTCTGTATCAGCTTGATCCTACGACTGGACAGGCAACCCTGGTTGGCGCATTAGGCTATGCATCTGATGACTTTGCCACAGTCCGATCCAAGATTATTTCACCGATTCAAGAAGACAATACGCCGCAAACGATTCCACCGATTCGAGACAACTATGCGCCACAAACAAAGGACGTATCGGTAGAGGTCAAATCGGGTCAAACACTTAACATACCTGAATTGGTTGCAACTGACTCTGATTCAGGCGATTCGATCGTCTCTTACACCATTACTTCTCTGCCCTCAAAGCCGCAAGGAACGCTTTATTTGGGAGATCCAAAGAATGGCGGTCAAGTCATTCAGGATGGACAAACGCTCTCTCCAGAAGACATTGACAATCTTTTCTTTCAATCAACCGATGCATTCCGAGGCGCTAGTTTCACCTATACTGCAACCGACAGCCGAGGGGACTCTGACAGAACTCCAGCAACCGTCACGCTAGATTCTTGTGGCTGCCATGAAGGAAAAAATATGCGCGGCGATCGCCGCAACAACAGAATGAATGGTGGCAGCAATGGTGATAGCCTTTATGGACGTGGCGGCAGGGATATGATTCGCGGTGGGGATTGTCAAGATGACATCGACGGTGGTCGCGGTAAAGATCGGCTCAAGGGTGGTCATGATAGCGACATCGTTCAAGGTCGGCGCAACCGAGACCAGATTAACGGCGGCGCAGGGGATGATCGAGTCAGCGGGAATGTTGGTAACGATCGCGTCTGGGGCGGTCGCGGCAATGATGATGTCTGGGGTGGTCGCGGCAATGATATCGGTCGAGGCGGAGATGGTAATGATTTGGTGCGCGGTGGTCGGGCGAAAGATCGGCTCTTTGGCGGCGGCGGGAATGACACCGTATTCGGCAATATCGGCAAGGATTCCGTCAGTGGCAATCGAGGTAATGATTATCTGGATGGTGGTCGCGGCAGTGATAAGCTGTTTGGCGGTCGAGGTCGAGATGTGATGAACGGCAAGAGCGGCAATGATGTAATGAGCGGTGGCAAAGAACGTGACCGATTTGTTTATACCAGCCTGAACGATGGTGTTGATCGGATCGTTGATTTTGAAGCCAAGCGCGATCGAATTGATTTGAGCCAGGTTTTTGACAAGCTCGGACTGGGTAAAGTTGCCAATCCTTTCTCATTCATCCAGGTGCTCCAGGTTGGTGCGGATACTCATCTCCAAATCGATGCAAATGGCAAAAAGCCTGGTTTCAAAGCGCAAACAATCCAGGTGCTCGAAAACTTCAACGCAAGCGAATTTAGTAACCGCAGCGTCATCGTCTAGACATTGATCATCTAGACATTATTAGACGAAGTCTCAAACCATCAAATTGCTTCTCATTGTCTCAGCGACTTATCACTTTAAGGAATTTTTCCAGCCTAAAGTGTAATTAATCAGGGTGTATTTTATTTGGATGACTCGGCAGGGAAATGCCTACTCTACACAACTCATTAGGCTTACGTTCCGCCTCCTCACGCTCCATGTCCTGACCTCTTTTTTGCACCCCCCATTGCAAACCATGAACACGATTCTGCAAATCAGCGATCGAGAATTTACTGCTGATCAACTGATGCCCCTCTTGGCTGAGTATCAACTCATGCCGCAACTGCTGAAAGAGATTGTCATTGATCAAGCGATCGAGTTGTTTACCTGTACTCTGGAAGAATTAGACGATCAGTGCCAGACATTCTTTGCTCAACATGGCATTCACTCAGTGGCTGAACAGGAAGTTTGGCTGGAAGCACAAGGCATGACCATGAAGCAGTTTGTTGCTCCCCTACAACGGCAAATTCGCTTAGAGAAATTCAAAGCAGCAACCTGGGGAAATAAGCTAGAATCCCATTTCTTGCAGCGCAAACATGAGCTAGATCAGGTGATCTGTTCAATCATTCGTCATCGCGATCGAGATACCATTTCAGAACTCTATTTTCGGCTTGATGAAGGAGAGCAATCTTTTGCAGAACTGGCTCCCATCTATTCTGAAGGCGCTGAAGCCCAAACAAAAGGTGTGATGGGTCCTGTGGAGTTAGGTCAGTTACACCCTGATCTGGCAGCATTGCTAAGAACGAGCAAACCTGGACAACTCGTAAAGACCCATATTGCAGAATGGTATATCGTTGCTCAGGTTGAATCCTACATTCCGGCTCAGTTTGACGAATGGATGCAAAACCGATTACTCGATGAGCTGTTTAGCAAATGGCTCCAGCAGCAAATCACATCAACCCGCTATAAATTCACAAACTGATCAACCAGGCTTGTCCAAAGCTGCTGCCACCAGGGAAGCGATCGGCTCTGGATTTGCGGTAATTGACGCCGAATCTCTTGAACGTTCCATCGGGTTAGTCGTGCGAGAGTTTGAGCTTGCTGTTCAAAGCGTTGTCGAAGCGTGCGTTGATATTGTCGCGCAGCAGGACAGGTCGCGGCTCCCGTAAAAGCATGACGCAGAATATATCTTCCTTGAAACTGTTCTCGATTTTGAGTTGACTGAAACATCAAATCTTCAGGGAATTTATCGCGGGTATAGCGAACATGCAATCGGGTGAGAAACACATTATTAGGCATTTCTGGAGTCAACCAAAATACTCCTGCTTGCTGCAATTCTGCATTGCTTAACGGTTCTGCCGAGCATGGATCACAGCCTGCCATATCCCAGGCATATTCTAAAAACGCTACGTTTTTACCTTCTCGAAGGTAGGCAGTCTCGAATAAAGATTTGTAGAAATCGCTGAAACGATCTTGCACAAATAAGGGAATTTCAGCATCGGAGGGGATTTTGACTGTGCGATAGTTCGTTATTTCAGCCTGTCCCTGAGGGGAGAGTAAATATACAATTAAATCTTGTGCCGCTTGAGCATTCATCATGCCTAACCGAATCGGCAACATAAAGCGCGGTGACTCGTAAGTGATTTGCAGCGGACGCAGTGATTGATAACCGGATGTGGCAAACTCGTCTAAGTTAACCTTTGCGACAAAAAACTTCAACCCTTGCCGAATATAAGGGCGAAGTAGTTGTTGGGCATTTGCGGGCAAACGGTAGCCGTTTTGAGTCAACCATGTTTCTAGCCCACCTGATTCTCTCGCGCTCAGAATCAAAATGTCATATTCACCCACCGTAAACTGCGCTTCCACCGTGACGCCCAAAGCTCGATTGCTGCGCTGCTCCATTGCTGACCCCTGGACTGCGGCACTGGGTGCAAATACCCTATCTTCCATGAACATTGGCGCACAAGGATCAGGATCAAAATATTCAACGAGTCGAGGGGCACTAAATGAATCAAGCCGGGCAATGATTTGAGGATCACCAATTTTCACTTGATTTTCCTGCAACACAACAGGAACAGGCACAACGATCGCAAAATCTTTGACCTCACCCTGATAGTCATTTGCCATGGTTAAAACAGTTCGATTGCCATTCCGCGCGATCGCCACTTGAGAAGCTTGATTGTATAAGCTGGCATCTGCTTTTGCCACATAAAAGCCACAAAATGCCCAGGCTTTGGGGATAGCAAAGAAACCAAGAAAAACAAAGCTTAATGCAAACAATAAAACAAATCGTTTGACAACAGATAGGTTCATAGCTTTGAGAGTTGGTGAATAAAGCTCAGTTGACTTTGTTCTGAAGATTTAACCTCTTTCCAGACAAATGCAGCCGTTGGAAAGTAATGATTGAGCACGATTGTCAGAGGCGTTAAGAAAAATAATGACCAGAACGCCGCAGTTGATAGATAAAAATAATTGCGAAGAATGAATGTGAGCAGGGCAATTGCAACTGCCCAAACGAGCCGACTCCAACGGGCATTGGGAATCGTCCGAGGATCAGTCAGCATGAAACAGGCAAACATCAGCAGCGATCCACTCATCAACCGATGTAGCCAAACGTCCCAAGTCCAGCCAAGCCAGAGGTTCCGTAAGGCTTCTAGTCCAGCGTAACTGCCCAGAAAAGCGATCGTGATATCCCACCGTCCAACCAACCGCAGCACTAGCCCACCCGTTACCAGAAACAGCAGAACATACCAACCCTCTTCGCCCCACTGCCCTGGAGATACCCAGGCTCCTTGGCAAAACGTCAAGGCTGTAATGATGCCAAAATTTGCTGGATTAAACAGATGCTTCTCCTGCACCCGCAGCACAAACTTACTTAAAATTGCCGCTGTTGCCGCAATGACCATCGTGCCTACGTGCTCTGTTCGCAGCAATAAACTCAACCCCAAAGCTGTAATTAAAGCGCTGGGCAACGTATTGAACAACGCAGCAACTAATGGTTCATCTGGTTGAGATTCGCTTTGAATGGTTGAGTCAGTTTCTACTTCTGCTGATGGCACCAACCATCCTGATCGCACCGTCCCGTAGTTGAAACAGCAATATGCAAGCACCTGTACTGTTAAGCAAGTACCGATCGCACCTAGGACGATCTCCGGATGCAGTGACCAATCCCTTGCCCCAATGCCAACACCGAGAAACAGCAGCAAAAAGCCAATTTGATACAGCCGAGGATCGGGAAGAGGCATAGGGAGGTGAAAGATCAGGAAATAGGGTTCAGAATGCTGATCTAATGGCTGCTATTATGTGATTTTTTTTACTGCGATCGATCATGGTTTCAGTTTAAGTAACAATTATTCTTCAAAAATATTGGCGTAGTAGAGTTCTAAATAACAGTTGAATTTTGTAGGCTGGAATTCTGTCTATCTAGGTCTATCTAGATTTTTGAGTGTTGCTGAATCGCAGGATGAGTGATGCTAACTTACCGACTGCATTGCCCTCTAAATTCCCCAATTCTGATGGGCTTTGAATTCTTTTTCTCGCTAAAAGTCGGGGAGCTAGGAGAGTGTTTAAGAAACATGACTGTCAACGTCTATCTCAAGGTTGTCTTGCGGCTGATTGCCCTCCATTTTCAGCTCAATAGGGGAAACAGTACGATCGCCTATTGTCAGCTTTTACTGAGCAGCAGAATAAGCTCTAAGACCTACAACTCAAATCATGCTCTAGTCGATCGCGCACTAATAATCTGTCCTGTTTCCTGGCTCCTTACAGCCTCCACATACGCCCTCGCCACATCTGCTGCTGGCATTCCTCCGGGTAAATCCATTCCCATTGCCTGAAGCGTTTCAGAGACCCAAGGCGGACTAACGACATTGATTCGGATGCCTCGCGGTAATTCTAATGCAGCCGCCCGAGCAAAGCCTTCTAGACCTGCATTAACAAGACTGATCGCAGCACTACCTACCATTGGCTCAGTGGATAATACTCCACTCGTCAACGTGAAAGAGCCATTGTCAGCAATGTAGGGAGTTCCCACCCGCACTAAATTGATCTGCCCCATTAGCTTGTTTGACAGACTGAATTGAAAGTCCTCATCAGTCAGAGCATCTAGATTTTTGAAGCGAGCCTGACCTGTGGCACTGATGACAGCATCAAACGGAGTGATCGACTCGAACAGTCGTTGAATGGAGCCTATGTCCATAACGTCGATTGGGTACTGGCTGCTCGATCGAGATGCTTCAATAACCTCATGATCAGCAAGAGCCTGAACGACTGCTTTCCCGAGCGTTCCGGTTGCACCAATGACTACAATTTTCATACACTCTCTTCAAAATTAGATTAGGTTCCTATCAGGATAACTAGCACTCACCAGAATGGAGTACAACAACTCAGAATTTAATCGATCGCATGCTCAGAATAACGCTTTGATGTTGAAGGGCTTGTATGGAGCAACACATCGAGCGTCAAGCTAGAAACTACATCCTGAAAGTCCTGACGAATTGGGGCATTGGCATCCATATAGCTACCGCGCAAACGAAACACATAGCGCCCATCCGGACTGCTAAGCAGCACATTATCCGATTCATAGAGTCCAGTAGAGGTATAAGCGATCGCAGGCTGTCCTCCTACCGTGATCGGGCGATCGTCATTGTGACTGAGTTCTCCTTTGTAAGCAGAGAGCGGCAGCCGTCGGATGTTGTCGTAAACAGTGATAGTGATCAGGGGAGGCGTTTCGGGTAAGGAGGCACGATGCGGATAGTCTGCCTGATTCCAGAGTTCTAGCACCTCTAGAGGACGAGCGGGCTGCGTAGGAGGAGCAGACTCCGAAGGAGCAATAATGTAGCCTTTGGGCAAGGTGATCTGAAAGCCAAACCGATCGCTGAGATAGAAAGCGTTGGGGTTCTCGATAGGAGAAGGACTTGCGACCAAGCGAGTTGTATCAGAAAGAGATCGTGCCTCTCGCAGGGGCAGCAGTTGAGTCGCCACTCCCACCACCGCACCTATCCAGAGTCCCAGGGTTATCATGCGTTTCATACGCTGAACGAAGAATTGTAATCGTAGGAGAATGAAGGAATTGAGCTAGGCTCAGCCCTACCGTAGCCCTACTATCAGAAATTGCAACCAGCGTTACAAAATCCAAAACGAATTGAGTAGAGAACTGAGTAGATCAGTGATGATTTGCATCTTGTTCTGCCACCATCAGTAAACGCTCCAGGACTTGCTGAAAGGTTTTTGCCTCAGATTCATCTACATGGGCAGCAAAGTACTCCACAATGCCCTCAGAATAAACAGCCCACATTTGTTCCTGCATTGCCAGCCCGGCTGGTGTAAGAACTGCGTATGTACCCCGACGATCGCTGGGACAGGATTGACGACAAAGCAACTGAGCACGCTCCAGGCGATCGATTAGGCGGGTCAGGTTACTACGACTGAGCAGTACCTTTTGGGCTAGTTCACTAAGACGAAGCTGATGATTTGGTGCTTCTTTCAGAGAGAACAGCACGTCATACCACTCCAGCGGCGGCAGATCTGCTTGGTCTAACTTTTGCTCAATGCGATCGAGCAGGCGTGTATGGGCGGTCAAAAACAAGCGCCAGAGAGAGTTGCGGAGTTGATCGAGTTGAGGCTTAGTCTTCATGCATCCAGTATCTCAAAAAAATAGTTGCATCTGCAATTAAATGGTGTTAATTTGAATTTAGTTGCAAATGCAATCACTTCAAATGCAACTATCAAAGACAAAGCACTTCGTAGATTTGACTCAGGTTCTTTCACCAGATTCTTTCACCGGAGCCTTAGAGCCACTTCTCAACCTATACACCCAACCATCCTTTTGGAGGCAATTAATTATGACTACGAATCTAGAAACGACTGTTGATCTCAAAGCTGTTTTTGAAGACATCAAAGCACTCGTTCTGCAAGGCAAAGCACTGGAAGCCTTTGAGAAGTACTACGGTGAAGATGTTGTCATGCAGGAAAATGAAAACCCGCCCACGATTGGTAAAGATGCAAACCGCCGACGGGAAGAGGAGTTTTTCAGTAAGGTGGTTGAGTTTCGGGCAGGCGAGCTGAAGAACGTTGCTTTTGGCGAAAACGTCATTATCTCCGAATGGTTCTATGACTACACCCACCAGGAGTGGGGCAAACGCACTTATCATCAGGTCTCTGTGCAGCAATGGAGAGACGGCAAAGTGTTCCACGAACGTTTCTATTACGGAGCGTAAGGAATGATATCTGACATGCCAATACTTAAGCTCATCAGTTACAAACTCTGTCCCTATGTACAGCGTTCTATCATCACGTTGATCGAGAAACAAATTCCCCACGATCGCGAGTACATCGACCTTGCCAACAAACCAGACTGGTTCTTGCAAATCTCCCCGTTAGGCAAAGTACCACTTCTGCTTGTCGAGGAAACCGTTCTGTTTGAATCTGCGGTTATTTGCGAATACCTGGATGAAATTACGCCAGGTTCACTTCATCCAGCGAATCCCCTGACCAAGGCAAAGCATCGATCCTGGATTGAATTTGGCTCTAATCTATTGTCCAAAATTGCGGCATTTTATGCTGCTAAAGACAACCTTGAGTTTGAAGCAAAACGTCAGGATTTGATTGCAGGATTTCAAACGCTAGAAGCGCAACTTCATGCTGCTCCCTACTTTGAAGGAGAAACCTTTTCTCTCATCGATGCAGTCTATGGTCCAGTCTTTCGCTACTTTGTGGCGTTCGAACAGTATCAAGACTTTGGCTTCTTTGCGACAACCCCGAAGGTTAGAGCTTGGCGAGAGGCATTGCTTCAAAGACCTTCAGTACAGCAGGCAGTCCCCGACAACTACTTCGAGCTACTGAATGAGTTTCTGAAACAAAGGAATGGTGTTTTGTCTGAATTGATGTGTCGAAGTACTGAAGCAGCCTTATCTATCCGGTAAACTCTTCATTGTTGTTCAGGTTCTCGGTTGTGTCATAAAAATTTTCTGAACCATTATTTGCATTGTTGTAACTTGTGTATTCAACGATACCTATAACGTTTCTAGATTTTTGCGACACAGCCTCTAATTTTATTCGCTTGAGGTGGAAATCGTCAAAGCCAAAGCTTCAGAAATGACAGAGCTCACAGGTTTCCTTAATTCGTTTCGCTTCTCTCGTAAGCGGAGGCTCAAGCTCTTTTCAGGTATCCAATTTAGGGAATTACTGACCCTACCCTACTACTGTATTTATTCCTAGTGGATTCTACCCAGAAGTACGGGGGAGTCTACGACTATCCCTATCCTTAAAAAGGCGAGATGATTGACTCATACCAAAACCGCCGACTACCCAATATTTAGGTTGGCATATTAGAAACAAAGCCCCGATCGATTGATTGGGGCTAATTTTATGAGTTCAGGATTGCCATACTTTCACCAGCAACCTCTATTTACGAAGAAGTTTTGGAGTCAAAATTGATTGCTGTTAGCGCAGGCTGACCCCAAAGCTTGTAGTAATTCGTGTTTGGAGCCAAGAATTCTCTAGCAGAACGAAGCTTCTCTGCTCTTTGCATCGTGAAATTAATAAATGGATCTTGCCGCCTTTCCTAAAATCGATCGCTTGCCCTTCTCGCTCCCCGTAGGGTTGCAGGTGTTTTGCGCAAACTGCCCAATTCACGACCTCTTAAGTCGGCAGATTTTGACAAATAGTTTGGATGAGGGGTAGATACACCTGCTGGCACATCTGGCAGTTCAAAAGGGGGAGCATCATCAAGACAAGCGATTCATCACGAACCGATCGCTCTTCTTGCACTCCCTGCTAATCATCTTCAAGAGAAAGCCCCCGATCGTGATAGTCAAGGGTGTTTACTGGAAAAGTTGGAGCTTTAGCGCAGTACAGGAGTGAGCTGCAGGCACTTGCTCAAATCTTCTGAAAATTCCAGTTTAATCGTCGGAATCTGAAGGGACGTAGTACTGATCCTGTTCTGATTTTGCTGTTGCTTCCAAAGGGCGAAATTCAAAAACTCACTAATATTTTCTTTTGCGATACCTTCCAGGTAATCGTTATACTTCTGCCACAATTGGAGTTCTTCTTGATTGTTATCCATAGTTTTTTAGTTAAAGCCCCTCAAAATCTCCTAATCAGTTGCCCCATTTCAATAAAGAAATGAGCCATCAGTATCCTAATCAAAAATGTGATAATTTATACAGGAAGCTTAACAACTTTTTACTTAGTTTACCAAAATTTTACTTAGATTACCCAGAACTAAGGAAAGGAATGAGCTTCATAGATTATGACAAGTCAGGAGGGCATTGCTGAATCGAAGGACGAACGATAACACATTGCATACAGCACCAAGAATGAAAATGGTTTTGTGAACAGCCAATGACCTGTGACCATCTTGAGCTGACAGTTAAGTGATCTGCTTACTTAGTTACAAAATACTGTCAATATTGGTTATTCACCAATTGTGATGAATTTGTCTTGCTATGTAATTTCTTTACGAATCTAGAACACTATCTGCATTTTTGTAGTTATTAAGCGATCGTTTGCCCGTTCAACCAGACGCACAATTTGATTAATGCAACGCTTTGAGAAAATAGAAACTGTATACAAATAAAAAACCCAGCAGTGATGCCGGGCTCAGTCGTTTCTCGTCTACTTTTTCGGAGTCTCAAATCCAAAACTTGTGAGTTGAACAGACAGCGATCGATTGCTTGTCTTTCCAATCCTTACTAAAAATATATTCTACCGAGCGACAGTTTACTTCATCCGATCGTGCTACCCATTGGGATGAATCAGGGGGCACCGAAAACTGTTGTTCTAATGTTGGTGTTCGCTATGGGAAACTTACCTGCGTTGGTTGTCTTGAGCAAGGAGCTGAGTTGGAATGCTCTATTCGGGGGCATGGTCTGGGAAATCAATACCAAGTGGGTAAGCTTTTCAGCCATCTAATCCGCTACGATAGACGATTAATATCCTGCCGATCGCAAACATAGCGGAGTGCTGATATGGGACTGTTTGACCGGATTGGACGAATCATTCGCGCAAATTTAGGGGGTCTCGTCAATCAGGCGGAAGATCCAGAAAAGATTCTGGAACAGACCGTCATTGATATGCAAAATGACCTGATCCAACTGCGACAGGCAGTCGCTCAAGCAATTGCCACACAAAAGCGGACAGAACGACAAGCATCTCAGTCACAAACCAACGCTAATGAATGGTATCAACGGGCGCAGCTTGCTTTGCAAAAGGGTGATGAAGTTCTAGCAAGAGAAGCCTTGACGCGCCGTAAGTCTTTTCAAGATACGGCAGATG from Trichocoleus sp. includes the following:
- a CDS encoding glutathione S-transferase family protein, which codes for MISDMPILKLISYKLCPYVQRSIITLIEKQIPHDREYIDLANKPDWFLQISPLGKVPLLLVEETVLFESAVICEYLDEITPGSLHPANPLTKAKHRSWIEFGSNLLSKIAAFYAAKDNLEFEAKRQDLIAGFQTLEAQLHAAPYFEGETFSLIDAVYGPVFRYFVAFEQYQDFGFFATTPKVRAWREALLQRPSVQQAVPDNYFELLNEFLKQRNGVLSELMCRSTEAALSIR